A window from Pseudomonadota bacterium encodes these proteins:
- a CDS encoding DUF4845 domain-containing protein, whose product MKSIDLASPKRQRGITLIGLIIVLTVLGFFAFIGIKLFPVYQEYFSVVQAMKSVASQPGVSRQEPRQVQEMLIKRMYVSYVESVNKSHIRVTRGGLPTLNVRYEVRRPLIGNLDFVAKFDETVDLKG is encoded by the coding sequence ATGAAATCAATTGATCTTGCTTCACCCAAGCGCCAGCGGGGCATTACGCTGATCGGGCTGATCATCGTGCTGACCGTCCTGGGTTTTTTCGCCTTTATCGGAATCAAGCTGTTCCCGGTCTATCAGGAATACTTTTCGGTGGTCCAGGCGATGAAGAGCGTGGCGTCACAGCCAGGCGTCAGCCGCCAGGAGCCGAGGCAGGTCCAGGAAATGCTGATCAAGCGCATGTATGTGAGCTACGTCGAGTCAGTCAACAAGAGCCACATTCGGGTCACCCGAGGCGGTCTCCCGACACTGAACGTGAGGTACGAAGTCCGCCGGCCGCTGATCGGCAACCTCGATTTTGTCGCCAAATTTGACGAGACGGTTGACCTCAAAGGCTAG
- the recO gene encoding DNA repair protein RecO produces MNRLLTPAFVLHRRNFEEASLLVELLTRDRGRVGAVARGARKSRRHRGGLLQPYVPLQVSLSGRGQLATLGQLEAEGPPILTVGSRPALIALYLNELLLRLTARDDPNETLFRCYLKTLVGLATGAAAPVLRRFELALLASQGYAVALTHDAVTGEPVQATQHYRYEVEEGPVETVQISAETVRGETLLCLARGEDGDAAVQREARQLLGEVLRHYLGPKPLRSRQLYQQMIQPEIQS; encoded by the coding sequence TTGAATCGGCTTCTGACCCCAGCATTTGTTCTGCACCGCCGCAATTTTGAGGAAGCGTCGCTGCTGGTCGAGCTGCTGACTCGGGATCGGGGTCGTGTCGGCGCGGTTGCGCGCGGCGCGCGCAAATCCCGGCGCCATCGCGGTGGGCTATTGCAGCCCTACGTACCGCTTCAGGTGAGCCTGTCGGGTCGAGGGCAGCTGGCGACGCTCGGCCAGCTTGAGGCGGAGGGCCCGCCGATTCTGACGGTCGGCAGCCGACCTGCGCTAATTGCGCTCTATCTGAATGAACTGCTGCTGCGACTCACCGCGCGCGACGACCCCAACGAAACGCTGTTTCGGTGTTACCTCAAGACGCTCGTCGGGCTTGCCACCGGGGCTGCAGCGCCGGTCCTGCGACGTTTCGAGCTGGCGCTGCTGGCGAGTCAGGGCTACGCGGTGGCGTTGACGCACGATGCGGTGACGGGCGAGCCGGTCCAGGCGACACAACACTACCGTTATGAGGTTGAGGAAGGACCCGTGGAAACGGTTCAAATCTCAGCAGAGACCGTGCGCGGCGAAACGCTGCTTTGCCTAGCACGAGGCGAGGATGGAGACGCAGCGGTTCAGCGCGAGGCGCGGCAGCTGCTGGGTGAGGTGCTTCGACACTACCTCGGCCCCAAGCCGCTGCGCTCGCGGCAGCTATACCAACAGATGATTCAACCGGAGATTCAGTCATGA
- the pdxJ gene encoding pyridoxine 5'-phosphate synthase — MRPISLGVNIDHVATLRQARGTDYPDPVFAAALAEQAGADLITIHLREDRRHIQDRDLELLMRTVTTRVNLECAVTDEMLSIACEAQPEDVCLVPERREEVTTEGGLDAAGIGQPVADACQRLRDAGIRVSLFIDPEESQLRAAASMGAPVVELHTGAYAEASGAAREQELTRIAVASELGRSLGLVVNAGHGLHYHNVTPIAALEPIEELNIGHAIVARAVFVGLPEAIREMKRLMNEARR, encoded by the coding sequence ATGAGACCGATTAGTCTTGGGGTCAATATCGATCACGTTGCGACGCTGCGGCAGGCTCGGGGCACGGACTACCCGGACCCGGTGTTTGCTGCCGCACTGGCGGAACAAGCCGGCGCTGACCTCATCACCATCCACCTTCGCGAGGATCGCCGGCACATCCAGGATCGGGATTTGGAGCTGCTGATGCGCACGGTCACGACCCGCGTCAACCTCGAGTGTGCGGTGACTGATGAAATGCTGTCGATCGCCTGCGAAGCCCAGCCTGAGGACGTCTGCCTGGTGCCAGAACGACGCGAAGAGGTTACGACCGAGGGTGGCTTGGACGCTGCCGGCATCGGTCAGCCAGTCGCTGATGCCTGCCAGCGGCTGCGGGACGCCGGCATTCGCGTTTCGCTTTTTATCGACCCGGAAGAGAGCCAGCTTCGGGCGGCCGCGTCGATGGGCGCGCCCGTGGTTGAGCTTCACACCGGCGCCTACGCCGAAGCCAGCGGCGCGGCTCGGGAGCAGGAGCTCACCCGGATCGCAGTGGCGTCGGAGCTCGGCCGGTCGCTTGGGCTGGTGGTCAACGCCGGCCATGGTCTGCACTACCACAACGTCACCCCCATTGCGGCGCTGGAGCCGATTGAGGAGCTCAATATCGGCCACGCGATCGTGGCGCGGGCCGTTTTTGTCGGCCTCCCTGAGGCCATCCGGGAAATGAAGCGACTGATGAACGAAGCGAGGCGCTGA
- a CDS encoding response regulator yields MRILIADDNDINRDFLKAALGDPGIQIEEAMNGRQALDHFLQQPFDLVLMDIRMPEMDGIEATKAIRQAESRAGRTHGAKIIGLTADLQLSTTTNLQQQGFDNCLAKPISRDTVRQLLASDVAPEPTMEESSATPVMDREAALAAAGGNVELLDRLMGMLQQELTRFLPEIREAVASNDFAAARAPVHKLRGSAGYTGCLELKETAAKLELALTRGQPGEITPALDELAKAADNVRQL; encoded by the coding sequence ATGCGGATATTGATAGCAGACGACAACGACATCAACCGAGACTTTCTCAAGGCTGCCCTCGGCGACCCCGGCATCCAGATCGAAGAGGCGATGAACGGTCGCCAAGCGCTCGACCATTTTCTGCAGCAACCGTTCGATCTGGTGCTGATGGATATCCGCATGCCCGAAATGGACGGCATCGAGGCCACCAAAGCCATCCGGCAGGCGGAGAGCCGCGCCGGGCGGACGCACGGCGCAAAAATCATTGGCTTGACCGCAGACCTGCAGCTGTCCACGACCACCAATCTCCAGCAGCAGGGTTTCGACAACTGCCTGGCGAAACCGATTAGCCGCGACACCGTGCGCCAGCTCCTGGCCAGCGACGTGGCGCCGGAGCCTACGATGGAGGAAAGCAGCGCGACGCCGGTAATGGATCGCGAAGCGGCGCTGGCCGCGGCGGGTGGCAACGTCGAGTTGCTCGATCGGTTGATGGGTATGCTGCAGCAGGAGCTAACGCGTTTCCTGCCGGAGATCCGCGAGGCCGTCGCGTCGAACGACTTTGCCGCAGCGCGCGCCCCCGTGCACAAGCTACGCGGCTCGGCCGGGTACACCGGCTGTCTGGAGCTCAAGGAAACGGCCGCCAAGCTCGAGCTGGCGCTCACCCGAGGCCAACCAGGCGAGATCACCCCGGCGCTCGATGAGCTGGCCAAGGCCGCTGACAACGTCCGTCAGCTTTAG
- the lepA gene encoding translation elongation factor 4 gives MTAQANIRNFSIIAHVDHGKSTLADRFIQVCGGLSEREMAEQVLDSMDLERERGITIKAQSVSLNFTAADGESYLLNFIDTPGHVDFSYEVSRSLAACEGALLVVDAAHGVEAQSVANCYTAVEQGLEVLPILNKIDLPSAEPERVAQEIEDVIGIDATDALQVSAKTGKGVAEVLEMLVQQVPPPAGEPDGELRALIIDSWFDNYLGVVSLVRVKDGVLRKGDKIRMMSTGQSYQAEGLGIFTPKREVRDFLRAGEVGFVSASVKDVHGAPVGDTITHERAPAAEPLPGFQRVQPRVFAGLFPTSSDDYAGLREALDKLQINDTALMFEPETSEALGFGFRCGFLGMLHMEIVQERLEREYNLDLVTTAPTVIYEIVGTDGDVTKLDNPAQLPPQNKIEEIREPIILGNILVPPDYVGGVIGLCEEKRGVQRQIQYMGTQVSISYELPLSEVVLDFFDRLKSVSRGYASFDYDFLRFDAGPFVRVDILINGERVDALSVIVHQSESQRRGRQLAEAMKALIPRQMFEVAIQAAIGAHVVARTNVKALRKNVTAKCYGGDVSRKRKLLEKQKAGKKRMKQVGRVEIPQEAFLAVLRAEDRS, from the coding sequence TTGACCGCGCAAGCGAACATTCGAAACTTTTCCATCATTGCTCATGTCGACCACGGCAAGTCGACGCTGGCCGACCGATTTATCCAGGTCTGCGGCGGGCTGTCGGAGCGCGAGATGGCTGAGCAGGTGCTCGACTCGATGGATCTTGAGCGGGAGCGTGGCATTACGATCAAGGCGCAGTCGGTGTCGCTGAATTTCACCGCTGCTGACGGTGAGAGCTATCTACTGAACTTCATCGACACCCCCGGCCACGTCGACTTCTCCTATGAGGTATCGCGATCGCTTGCGGCCTGTGAAGGCGCGTTGCTGGTGGTGGATGCCGCGCACGGCGTTGAGGCGCAGAGCGTGGCGAACTGCTACACGGCAGTGGAGCAGGGGCTGGAGGTGCTGCCGATTCTGAACAAGATCGACCTGCCCTCAGCGGAGCCCGAACGAGTTGCGCAGGAAATCGAGGACGTCATCGGCATCGATGCCACCGATGCGCTGCAGGTCAGCGCCAAGACGGGGAAGGGCGTCGCCGAGGTGCTGGAGATGCTGGTCCAGCAGGTGCCCCCGCCGGCCGGCGAACCCGACGGTGAACTCCGGGCACTGATTATCGACTCATGGTTCGACAACTATCTCGGCGTGGTCTCGCTGGTCCGCGTTAAAGACGGGGTGCTGCGCAAGGGTGACAAGATCCGCATGATGTCCACAGGCCAGTCCTACCAGGCAGAAGGTCTGGGCATCTTCACGCCCAAGCGCGAGGTGCGCGACTTCCTCAGGGCCGGCGAAGTGGGTTTTGTGAGCGCTTCGGTCAAAGATGTCCATGGTGCGCCGGTGGGCGACACCATCACGCATGAGCGGGCCCCGGCTGCGGAACCGCTGCCCGGCTTCCAGCGGGTTCAGCCACGGGTGTTTGCGGGCCTGTTCCCGACCAGCTCGGATGACTATGCCGGACTGCGCGAAGCGCTGGACAAGCTGCAGATCAACGATACGGCGCTCATGTTTGAGCCGGAAACCAGCGAGGCGCTGGGTTTTGGATTCCGCTGCGGCTTCCTGGGTATGCTGCACATGGAGATCGTTCAGGAGCGTCTCGAACGGGAGTACAACCTCGACCTCGTCACGACGGCGCCCACCGTGATCTACGAAATCGTGGGCACCGATGGCGACGTCACAAAGCTCGACAATCCGGCTCAGCTACCGCCACAAAACAAGATCGAGGAGATTCGCGAGCCGATCATCCTGGGCAATATTCTGGTCCCGCCTGACTATGTCGGAGGCGTGATTGGCCTGTGCGAAGAAAAGCGCGGCGTTCAGCGTCAGATCCAGTACATGGGGACGCAGGTTTCGATCAGCTATGAGCTGCCGTTGAGTGAGGTGGTGCTGGACTTTTTTGACCGTCTGAAGTCGGTCAGCCGCGGCTATGCCTCGTTTGACTATGACTTCCTGCGCTTTGACGCGGGACCTTTTGTGCGGGTCGACATTCTGATCAACGGGGAGCGGGTGGACGCGCTGTCGGTGATTGTCCACCAGAGCGAGTCTCAGCGGCGGGGGCGCCAGCTTGCTGAGGCGATGAAAGCGCTGATACCACGACAGATGTTTGAGGTCGCAATTCAGGCGGCCATCGGGGCCCACGTCGTCGCCCGCACAAACGTGAAAGCGCTACGCAAAAACGTCACCGCGAAGTGTTATGGTGGCGACGTTTCGCGCAAGCGAAAGCTCCTGGAAAAACAAAAAGCCGGCAAGAAACGGATGAAGCAGGTCGGCCGGGTGGAGATTCCCCAGGAAGCTTTTCTGGCGGTCTTGCGGGCCGAAGACCGTTCCTGA
- the rnc gene encoding ribonuclease III, with amino-acid sequence MTSKASENGPAAAGGGGLKLGFTFSDPALLTQALTHRSASRTNNERLEFLGDSVLSTIISEALFERFPNASEGDLSRARARLVRGVTLARLAGELGFMGAVLLGPGERKSGGQRRQSILADALEAVIGAIYLEAGYVTCRQVVLSWFENRLATLPAPEALKDAKTRLQEHLQQRGRPLPEYQLLGSEGADHAKVFQVRCVLDGDPQVFEASGSSRRKAEQTAAAMALSYLEAGEGD; translated from the coding sequence TTGACCTCAAAGGCTAGTGAAAACGGACCGGCTGCGGCGGGTGGCGGCGGTCTTAAGCTAGGTTTCACCTTTTCGGATCCCGCCCTGCTGACGCAGGCGCTGACCCATCGTAGTGCCAGCCGAACGAACAACGAGCGGCTCGAGTTTCTCGGCGATTCGGTGCTGAGCACCATCATCTCCGAAGCACTCTTCGAGCGGTTTCCCAACGCATCCGAAGGCGACCTGAGCCGCGCGCGGGCGCGGCTGGTCCGCGGCGTGACGCTGGCGCGTTTGGCGGGTGAACTCGGCTTTATGGGTGCCGTGCTGCTCGGCCCGGGTGAACGAAAGAGCGGTGGCCAGCGCCGCCAGTCGATCCTGGCTGACGCGCTGGAGGCCGTCATCGGTGCGATCTATCTGGAAGCGGGCTACGTGACCTGTCGCCAGGTGGTCCTGAGCTGGTTTGAGAACCGTCTTGCTACGCTGCCGGCACCGGAGGCGCTCAAAGACGCAAAGACGCGGCTGCAGGAGCACCTGCAGCAGCGGGGCAGACCGCTTCCGGAGTATCAGCTGCTCGGGTCGGAGGGCGCCGATCACGCGAAGGTGTTTCAGGTGCGCTGTGTGCTCGATGGAGACCCGCAAGTCTTCGAGGCCAGTGGCAGCAGTCGCCGGAAGGCGGAACAGACGGCCGCCGCAATGGCGCTAAGCTATCTGGAGGCAGGTGAGGGTGACTGA
- the era gene encoding GTPase Era, with product MTDTDQNPTHRCGYVALIGRPNVGKSTLLNALLGQKLSITAHKPQTTRHQILGVSHHEDGQLVFVDTPGLHAAPAGASAMNRYLNRVAEAVSQGVDVVAWLLDARGVTDADLKIGEGLRQRQGKLFCVLNKTDLVTDKAKLLPLSAELAERFDPDELLMISAQKGKGLEELRARLLAAVPEGPPVFGEDELTDRSERFIATEFIREQVTRRLHQELPYASTVEVEAFQREGPVLHIAAVIWVEREGQKGIVIGQRGATLKGIGTAARATLEAFFACRVNLKLWVKVKKGWSDDERSLQQLGYVD from the coding sequence GTGACTGATACAGACCAAAACCCAACTCATCGCTGCGGCTACGTGGCGCTGATCGGCCGACCCAACGTGGGTAAGTCGACGCTGCTCAACGCATTGCTGGGCCAGAAGCTGAGCATCACCGCTCACAAACCTCAAACAACGCGTCATCAGATCCTGGGCGTTAGCCATCACGAAGATGGCCAGCTCGTGTTTGTGGATACCCCGGGGCTTCACGCCGCACCCGCCGGCGCGTCGGCCATGAACCGTTACCTCAATCGGGTCGCCGAAGCGGTCTCTCAGGGCGTAGATGTGGTTGCGTGGCTGCTGGACGCGCGTGGCGTGACCGACGCGGATTTGAAAATCGGTGAAGGGCTACGGCAGCGGCAGGGCAAGCTTTTCTGCGTGCTGAACAAAACCGATCTGGTCACCGACAAAGCCAAGCTGCTGCCGCTGTCCGCCGAGCTTGCCGAGCGGTTTGATCCTGATGAGCTGCTCATGATTTCAGCACAGAAAGGCAAAGGCCTGGAGGAGCTGCGTGCGCGCTTGCTGGCAGCCGTCCCGGAAGGTCCGCCGGTATTTGGTGAGGACGAGCTAACCGACCGGAGTGAACGGTTCATCGCGACCGAATTTATCCGGGAGCAGGTGACTCGAAGGCTGCACCAAGAGCTGCCCTATGCGTCGACGGTGGAAGTTGAAGCCTTTCAGCGAGAGGGTCCGGTGCTGCATATCGCCGCCGTGATCTGGGTCGAGCGGGAGGGCCAAAAAGGCATTGTGATCGGGCAGCGTGGGGCGACGCTCAAGGGTATCGGTACCGCGGCGCGGGCGACGCTTGAAGCGTTCTTTGCCTGCCGGGTGAACCTGAAGCTGTGGGTCAAGGTGAAAAAGGGCTGGTCCGACGACGAACGCTCGCTGCAGCAGCTGGGCTACGTGGATTGA
- the lepB gene encoding signal peptidase I — MHFDFAAILVILTGVTGAIWALDSLLLAPKRRAALAGGGTDETAGEAKEPVVVEYARSFFPVILIVLVIRSFLAEPFRIPSDSMMPTLLDGDLILVNKFSYGIRLPVIDTKVIELGSPERGDVVVFRYPENPAQDYIKRIVGVPGDVVEYRNKRLYLNGTLVDTQITGTYVPEKGTSRIRQQNALEKLPGREHNILLTPAALNPPFGSNRWEVGEDEYFVLGDNRDNSRDSRYWGFVPDRNLVGKAFFIWMHLSPSGFDRIGTVIK, encoded by the coding sequence ATGCATTTTGATTTCGCCGCAATTCTGGTGATCCTCACGGGCGTGACGGGCGCAATCTGGGCGCTGGACTCGCTGCTGCTGGCGCCGAAACGCCGCGCTGCGCTGGCGGGCGGTGGGACTGACGAAACCGCCGGCGAGGCCAAAGAGCCGGTGGTGGTCGAGTATGCGCGGTCCTTCTTTCCGGTCATCCTGATCGTGCTCGTGATCCGGTCTTTTCTCGCAGAGCCGTTCCGGATTCCCTCCGATTCCATGATGCCAACGCTGCTCGACGGCGACCTGATCCTGGTCAACAAGTTTTCCTACGGGATTCGGTTGCCGGTCATCGATACCAAGGTCATCGAGCTGGGTTCGCCCGAGCGCGGTGACGTGGTGGTGTTCCGCTATCCTGAAAACCCCGCCCAGGACTACATCAAGCGCATCGTCGGCGTTCCCGGCGACGTGGTGGAATACCGCAACAAACGCCTTTACCTGAACGGCACTTTGGTCGATACCCAAATAACCGGGACCTATGTGCCCGAGAAAGGGACCTCGCGCATCCGCCAACAAAACGCGCTGGAAAAGCTGCCGGGCCGCGAGCACAACATTTTGCTGACGCCCGCCGCGCTGAATCCGCCTTTTGGCAGCAACCGATGGGAAGTCGGCGAAGACGAGTATTTTGTGCTGGGTGACAACCGCGACAACAGTCGTGACAGCCGCTACTGGGGCTTTGTGCCGGACCGAAATCTGGTGGGCAAGGCCTTTTTTATCTGGATGCACTTAAGTCCCAGCGGCTTTGATCGCATAGGAACAGTGATCAAATAA